The Streptomyces uncialis genomic interval TCTGCGGACCCTGGACCTGGCGGTGACCGTCCTGCGGCCCACCATGTTCTACGACGTCTTCGAGGAGATCAGCCCCCGCCGCGTGGACGACGGACTCGTCCTCGGTATGTGGCTGCGCCCGGAGGTCCCGGTCCAGATCATCGCGACCGACGACATCGCCGCGTTCGCCGCGGACGCGTTCGACGACCCGGCCGCCTGGGCGGGCCGGCAGGTCGAGATCGCCGGGGACGAGCTGACCGGACCGCAGATGGCGGAGGCGTACGCGCGGGTGTCCGGCGTCCCCACCCGGTACGAGTACCTGCCGATCGAGAAGCTCCGCGCGGTCCGCGAGGACCTGGCCACCATGTTCGACTGGTTCGACCGCGAGGGCTACCGCGCCGACCTGCCGGAACTGCGCCGCCTCCGGCCGGACCTCATCACCCTGGAGACCTGGCTGCGCGCCAACTGGACCGCGCCGGTCCCCCGGCCCTGACACCCCGCCGTACCCGCCGGTGGCGGTGCTGGAGCCGGTGGAGCCGACCCGGCGGGTACGGCGGGCGGGCAGGTACAGCGGGCACGGGCTGGTCCTCCAGGAACGGCCGCGAAGCCGTCCGGGAGCCGGGTAACCGGTTCTCGGACGGCTTCGACGGTTTTCGTGGACCCGGCGGTTCTGGTGATCCCGGCGCTGCCGCCCGCCCCGGCGGCCTAGACGGCCTCGGTGGCCTCGGCCAGGTCGGCGTCGCGGTCGACGAGTGCCGTGTAGCGGCCGCCCTTGGCGAGCAGTTCGTCGTGGGTGCCGCGTTCGACGATCCGGCCGCCGTCCAGCACGATGATCTCGTCGGCGTCCCGGACCGTGGAGAGCCGGTGCGCGATGGTGATCGTGGTGCGGCCCGCGCTCGCCGCGTCGATGGCCTCCTGGACGGCCTGTTCGGTCCGGGTGTCGAGGGCGCTGGTGGCCTCGTCGAGCACGAGGACGGGCGGGTCCCGCAGTACCGCGCGGGCGATCGCCAGGCGCTGTTTCTCCCCGCCGGAGAACCGGTATCCGCGCTCGCCGACCACGGTGTCGTAGCCCCCGGGCAGGGACGCCACATGATCGTGGATATGGGCGATGCGCGCCGCGGCGACGAGTTCCTCGTCGGTCGCGTCCGGCTTGGCGAACCGCAGGTTCTCCGCGACGGTGGCGTGGAACAGATACGTCTCCTGGAAGACGATGCCGACCGCGGCGGCCAGTACGTCGAAGGACATGTCCCGTACGTCGACGCCGTCGATGGTGACACTCCCGGCGTCCACGTCGTACAGCCGCGGGATGAGATAGCTGAGGGTCGTCTTGCCGGAGCCGGTCTCGCCGACGATCGCGAGGCTGTTCCCGGCGGGGACGGTCAGATCGATGGCGTCCAGCGTGCGCTCCCCCGTACCGGGGTACGAGAAGCACGCGCCCCGCATCCGCACTTCACCGCGCAACTGCTCGGGGGCACGGGGGTTCCTGGGTTCGGGGACCTCGACGGGCAGGTCCAGGTACTCGAAGATCCGGGCGAACAGTTCGAGCGAGGTCTGGATCTCCACGCCCACCTCCAGCAGCGAGACGGCCGGGCGCAGCAGGTTCTGCTGCAATGTGGTGAAGGCGACCAGCGTCCCGATGGAGATGGCCATATGGTCGCCGCGGCCCGCCAGTCCGGCCACCCAGTAGATGACCGCGGGCATCGAGGCCAGCACGATCCATGTCGTGGACTGGGCCCAGCGGCCCGCCATCATGGAGCGCACCTCCAGATCGGAGAGCTTGGCGGACTCGTCGGTGAAGTGGCCGGTCAGCGAGCGTGAGCGGCCCATGGTGCGGCCGAGCAGGACACCGCTCACCGACAGGGACTCGTGCACGATCGAGGAGATCGCGGCGTGCTGGCGCTGCCGGTCGCGGGTGATGCGGCGGCGCTGGGTCCCGACGCGCCGGCTGACCCAGAGGAAGAACGGCACCATGACGAGCGACGCGAGTGTGAGCCGCCAGTCGAGGACGGCCATGGCGGTGACCGTGGCGGCCACGACGGTCACGTCGGACACCAGGGTCGTCGCGCTGGTGGTGACGGTGGCCTGCATGTCGCCGATGTCGTTGGCGATACGCGACTGCACCTCGCCGGTGCGGGTCCTGGTGTAGAAGTCCAGCGACATGCGCTGGAGGTGCCCGTACATGGCGCTGCGCAGATCGTGCATGACGCGCTGGCCGACCTTGGTGGAGACATAGGTCTGCCAGACGTTGAACGAGCTGTTCGCGACGGCCACGACGACCATGGCGAGCGCGAGCACGCTCAGCAGACCGGTGCGGCGGTCGGGCAGCGCCACGTCCATGATCTCGCGGATCAGGAACGGATTGACGAGCGAGACGAGCGACGAGGCGACCACGAGGGCGCCGACGAGCAGCAGACTGGGCCGGTAGGGGAGGAACAGCCGGACGATACGCCGCAACGGCACCCGGGGGTTGGCCTCCCCGGCTTCCCCGGGCTTCCCGGGCTTACCGGGCTTACCGGGTATCCCGGAAGTCCGGGCGTTCCCGGGTATCCCGGGCTG includes:
- a CDS encoding NmrA/HSCARG family protein yields the protein MAVDGTILVLGGTGRQGGALVRELLRRGRPTHALVRDPEAPGARALADAGAVLVHGDMDDEASLRAAMKGVHGVFSVQPFRTPGGVAAEERQGRAVGDIAAGSGVAHLVYSSVGGAERASGIPHFESKWNVERHLRTLDLAVTVLRPTMFYDVFEEISPRRVDDGLVLGMWLRPEVPVQIIATDDIAAFAADAFDDPAAWAGRQVEIAGDELTGPQMAEAYARVSGVPTRYEYLPIEKLRAVREDLATMFDWFDREGYRADLPELRRLRPDLITLETWLRANWTAPVPRP
- a CDS encoding ABC transporter ATP-binding protein — protein: MPGKPGKPGKPGEAGEANPRVPLRRIVRLFLPYRPSLLLVGALVVASSLVSLVNPFLIREIMDVALPDRRTGLLSVLALAMVVVAVANSSFNVWQTYVSTKVGQRVMHDLRSAMYGHLQRMSLDFYTRTRTGEVQSRIANDIGDMQATVTTSATTLVSDVTVVAATVTAMAVLDWRLTLASLVMVPFFLWVSRRVGTQRRRITRDRQRQHAAISSIVHESLSVSGVLLGRTMGRSRSLTGHFTDESAKLSDLEVRSMMAGRWAQSTTWIVLASMPAVIYWVAGLAGRGDHMAISIGTLVAFTTLQQNLLRPAVSLLEVGVEIQTSLELFARIFEYLDLPVEVPEPRNPRAPEQLRGEVRMRGACFSYPGTGERTLDAIDLTVPAGNSLAIVGETGSGKTTLSYLIPRLYDVDAGSVTIDGVDVRDMSFDVLAAAVGIVFQETYLFHATVAENLRFAKPDATDEELVAAARIAHIHDHVASLPGGYDTVVGERGYRFSGGEKQRLAIARAVLRDPPVLVLDEATSALDTRTEQAVQEAIDAASAGRTTITIAHRLSTVRDADEIIVLDGGRIVERGTHDELLAKGGRYTALVDRDADLAEATEAV